The DNA region GCGGCGATAGGCGGCGAACTCGGGCTTCACTAGGTCGTGGCAGTTGATGGCCCAGACCTCGTTGTTACCGCACCAGAGCGCGAGCGAGGCGCGGTGGCGGAGACGTTTGATATTGGAAACGGCTTCAGCTTCGACACTCGCGACGAAGGTGTCGTCGCCGGGATACATCGTGCAGCCGAACATGAAGTCCTGCCAGACGAGCAGGCCGAGTTCGTCGCAGAGATCGTAAAAATCCTCGCTCTCGTAAATGCCGCCGCCCCACACGCGGACCATGTTCATGTTGGCGGCGACAGCGGCGCGGAGATCGCGCGCGTAGCGTTCGCGGTCGAGCGTGGTGACGAAGGTATGTGCGGGAATCCAGTTCGCGCCTTTGGCGAAGATCGCGCGGCCGTTGACGAGAAACTGGAAGGATTCGCCCCACTGATCTTTGTGACGGTCGAGCGCGATGGTGCGCAGGCCGATGCGTTTTTGCCAGTGGCCGATCGGCGAGCCGTCGGCGGCGGCGACGGTTACTTCGAGGCGGTAAAGCGGTTGTTCGCCCTGCCCTGACGGCCACCAGAGCTGCGGATTCTTTACCACGATGACTGTTCCGGTGCCGCTGGCGACGGTGACTTCACCGAGGGCGAGCTTCCAGCGCGTCGTTGCCTTCGTATCGGCGCGGGTGAGTTCGGGCGCGAGCGCAAGAGTAACAGAGCCGTCGGTAGCGTGGGTCTGTGAAACGCGGACGCTTTCGAGACGGTTGGCGCTCCAGGCTTCGAGGCGGATGTCGCGCCAGATGCCGGCGGTGACGAAGCGCGGGCCCCAGTCCCAGCCGAACTGGCATTGTTGTTTGCGGATGCGGGTGCAGCCGCCGACGGGGTCATTGATCTCACGCGGCGCGTGGTCGGTGCGATGAGAACGGATGTATGCCATCGCGCTGCCGAAGCGGACGACGAGTTCGTTTTTGCCAACGCGCAGGAGCGATTTCACATCCCAGCGGAAGCTGATGAACATGTTTTCCGTGCGGGCGATTTCTTCGCCGTTAAGCGTGACGGTGGCAACGGTGTCGAGGCCGTCGGCGATCAGCTCTACGGTTTCCTCTGCGAGCAGAGCGGCGGAAACAGTGAACGTGGTTTTATATTCCCAGTCGCGCTCCTCGATCCATTGAAGGCCGGTTTCGTTAACGCCCCAGAACGGATCGGGAATTTTTCCCGCAGCGAGCAGGTCGGTGTGGACGCAGCCAGGGACGGAGGCCGTCAGCCAGCTTTTGGTCGAGCAATCGCGGAAACGCCACGCAGCGGTGGCAAGCGAGAGGCTTTGCATGGAAAGGGTGAAAACGGCGTGAGTGAAACGGTGCGGCAGGGACTGGGGTTGGGCCGCATAGACCGGGCCGACATCCTAGGCGAAGGGAGTCCTGGTGTTAATGAGATCCTTTGTCCGGCACTTGAGAGGCAGCCTGTGCGGCCACGGCGTGTTCCGCCCACAATCATCGGCTTGTCAGAGCGGCACCATCGTGGAATTCCCCATGATTCCCTCCCTTGCGCTCTCCCATCAGAGCTGCCACTCAGCTGGCCGCATGAAAATCATCAAGGTCGAATTTGATCGCAGCTCGCCCGACCTCGCCTCGTGCCCGCAATCCCTCCGCCCCGACTTCGCCTTCATCGGCCGATCCAACGTCGGCAAATCATCCCTCATCAACGCCCTCACGCGTAAGAAAGATCTCGCAAAAGTCTCCGACCTCCCCGGCAAGACCAAGCTCCTCAATTTCTTCGTCATCAATAACGCCTGGCACCTCGTCGATCTCCCCGGCTACGGCTTCGCAAAAGTCACCAAGGACCAGCGCGCCGACTTCAACGAATCCGTCGCCGACTACCTCGATAACCGCGAAAACCTCCTCTGCGTTTTCGTCCTCATCGACTCGAATCTCCCGCCCCAGCGAATCGACCTCCAGTTCCTCGAATGGCTTGGCAGCACCGGCACGCCTTTCGTCCTCGTCTTCACCAAAGCCGACAAACAGTCCGCCGTAAAAGCCCAGGCCAACATCGAGCTATTCAAAAAAGAGATCACCCCGTGGTGGCCCGACGAACTCCCCGGCATCATCGTCACGTCCTCAAAAACCGGAGACGGCCGCAACGACATCCTCGCCGTCATCGCCGAGACCCTGAAATCTAAAAACTACCGCACCGGCGGCTGACCCTCCAAGGTGGAGCCTGACGTCCCCGCGCGCTTCCAATTCCGCTGTAGGCGGGGTGCCCTCACCCCGCGACTCCCTCAATCCCGCGTTGCGCCCAAAACGCCACCGGGTCATTGGTCATTGCGAGCTGGCCCCGCCGCCCCGCTCACTTCGTCCCAATCGGCACCAGATCCACCGGCGGACCTCCGCGCGGAGCAGGCAGGAACGACATCGACTGGTCGCCGATCTTCGTCGACCGGCTCACCGCGCCCACGGACACGCTCGCCTTGGTTTCTATCTTAGCACCGAAGTCCGTGACTCCTTTGCCGCGAGAACCCGAGACCGTAAATCCCTGCTTGATGGCCACACCCGTGCCTTTGACTGTCGCATCGATCTTCGGCCCCACGAACACCGAGTAACCGCCCTTCTTGTCCACGCCGATCTCCCCCGAGATCTGCAACCCTGGCAGCACCGAGACGCCCGCCTCCAGCGACAAGCCTTCGCAAGTCGCCTCCACGCCCAGATCGAAGGGTAACACTTCACCCGCTCCCAAGCTGTTTACACTGATCCCCACGCTCTGGTTCCCATCGCAGTTGCCCATCCCCTGCTCCTCCTTCGAGCCCGGCCCGCTAGTTGGCTCCATTTCCAGAAACGGCACCGCGCCCATGCGCGCATGCCGGTCTACGCGATGGATCACCATGAGAAATGCCGCCGTCCGTTCTGCTTCAATACTGCCCCGGATATATTCCCGCCATTTCGCATCGCCCACTTCGCCCCCCAGCGCCGTCACCAGCAAGTGCCACTCCGCGAAACGATCACGGACTGCTTTATCGAGTTTCTGGATGAGCCCGCGCGACTGCCCCAACGCCGCATCGTATGCCGGACGCATGGCTTCGCCGATCTCGCGTGGGCCGGCGTTAGGATTACTTTTATACAGCGCTTTGATGGCTGCATCCGCGCGATCATCCCGCTCCTTCTTGATAGCGTCCCACGCCTTTTTGATCTCTCGATCCACATCAAACATCCGCTGGTTCAACGCTCGCAGTTTCGGATCACGATAATCCATCGCGCGCACCAGCGTTTCCATCCGGTAGCCCCAAGTCTCGTCCAGACTCGTGTCGGTGTGCACGTACTTCCGCGGCTTGATCGCATTTCGCTTCTGCAGGATCGCCGTGTGGTTCTTTTCCTCCGACTCATCCAACTCTTCGAATTTCTTCACGAGCCCGTTCGCCTGCTTCGCATTCGCCGCGTACGGCACATTCGGCAGCACACCCACCTTGCCCTTCCCCAGATCCAACCAGCTGCGCACATCGATCGCGACAATATCGTTCTCACGCTCCTCATCTTCGGTGAACGCATCCGGCTCCGGCTTCTTCGCATCCACATCCGCAGCTACCGCCACCTTCGCCCGCCCACGCCATACGCCTAGAAGAAAATTCTTCCGAGGGTCTTTGTCCTCATGCGCATCGAGCAGCGACAACAGCTTCGGCGCTTCCGACAACAACGGCTGCCGGTCCCGCACCGTCTCCAGTTTCTTCCGCGCCTCTGCCTGCTCGCCTAGTCGCAGCAGCGCGTATCCCCGCGTGTACTCCAGCACATCCTCCGAGCTCAGCCCCATGGGTGGCGTGATCACCGCCCCGCGTTTCGCCAGCTCGTCCAAAATCGCCAGCGCCTCGTTCGCGTAGCCCAGCATCGCCAGAGCGCCCGCGAGATCGCTCAGCACATCCGCGTTCTTCGGATCGGCCTCATGAGCATACACCAGATAACAAAACGCCGCGTCCGGATTCCCTGCCGCCGCCTCACGCAACGCCAGACCGCGGTAAGCCGCCACATCGTCCGCCTCCGGCACCTTCGCCCGCGCCGCCTTCACGGCCTTCGGATCGACCGCCCCGGACAGCGCCTTCGCCTTCGCGATCGCCTTCTCAAAATTCGTCGCCTTCCGCGGCACGCTGCCGATCAGGTTCTCGTTCTCGCTCTCAAAGTCCTCCCACTCTTCCGCCACCTCCACATTGCGAAAATCCCCCGCCGTCCGCACGCGCTCCACCTGAGCCGCGATCTCGGCCTCTGATGTCGGCGGCGTTGCCACAGTCGTTCCCGACGCCGCGTCCTCCGCCTTTAACGCTCCTCCCGACGCCAGACCGGCAAACCCACCCACCAGCACGACCGCGAGGCAAAGGCGCATGTTCATCGCCGCGAAATCCATCCGCGCCCCCCGCCCTTGGCCAGTCCGATCTCCCGGTCCCGTCCGCCCCCTACTTCAACCCATCACTCAAAACAACCGCGCGCGCCGCACTCCCCGGAGCCATCTCACCCCCCAAAGCGCATACACGCTCCACGCCAGGCCCAAAAGCCCCGGCAACACCAACGGTTTCAAAAACGTGATCCAATCAAACGACATATCCCCACCTTCTCACACTTGCCCCGCCAAATCCATTCGCCGTTCGGCTACCGCCCAACGAGAAGGGCCGCTTTTGACGGCGGCCCTCGTTACTAATTTTTAACGCCCTAAAAACTCACTCCTTCACCTGCTCGATCGAAGCCACCTTCCCATCCTTAAACACCACCCGGGCAACTTCTTCCACCCGGTCGCGATAAACATCGGCCCGCACCGGCTCGTAGAAAACCCGGTACGCCTTGATCCGCTGATCGTAGTAAACCGACCGGCGGTACCCCGCGAAAGCCGAGCCCTGATACTCCTGATAATAGCTGTTATAGATCCACACAGTC from Nibricoccus aquaticus includes:
- the yihA gene encoding ribosome biogenesis GTP-binding protein YihA/YsxC, whose amino-acid sequence is MKIIKVEFDRSSPDLASCPQSLRPDFAFIGRSNVGKSSLINALTRKKDLAKVSDLPGKTKLLNFFVINNAWHLVDLPGYGFAKVTKDQRADFNESVADYLDNRENLLCVFVLIDSNLPPQRIDLQFLEWLGSTGTPFVLVFTKADKQSAVKAQANIELFKKEITPWWPDELPGIIVTSSKTGDGRNDILAVIAETLKSKNYRTGG
- a CDS encoding tetratricopeptide repeat protein, giving the protein MNMRLCLAVVLVGGFAGLASGGALKAEDAASGTTVATPPTSEAEIAAQVERVRTAGDFRNVEVAEEWEDFESENENLIGSVPRKATNFEKAIAKAKALSGAVDPKAVKAARAKVPEADDVAAYRGLALREAAAGNPDAAFCYLVYAHEADPKNADVLSDLAGALAMLGYANEALAILDELAKRGAVITPPMGLSSEDVLEYTRGYALLRLGEQAEARKKLETVRDRQPLLSEAPKLLSLLDAHEDKDPRKNFLLGVWRGRAKVAVAADVDAKKPEPDAFTEDEERENDIVAIDVRSWLDLGKGKVGVLPNVPYAANAKQANGLVKKFEELDESEEKNHTAILQKRNAIKPRKYVHTDTSLDETWGYRMETLVRAMDYRDPKLRALNQRMFDVDREIKKAWDAIKKERDDRADAAIKALYKSNPNAGPREIGEAMRPAYDAALGQSRGLIQKLDKAVRDRFAEWHLLVTALGGEVGDAKWREYIRGSIEAERTAAFLMVIHRVDRHARMGAVPFLEMEPTSGPGSKEEQGMGNCDGNQSVGISVNSLGAGEVLPFDLGVEATCEGLSLEAGVSVLPGLQISGEIGVDKKGGYSVFVGPKIDATVKGTGVAIKQGFTVSGSRGKGVTDFGAKIETKASVSVGAVSRSTKIGDQSMSFLPAPRGGPPVDLVPIGTK
- a CDS encoding beta-mannosidase, which gives rise to MQSLSLATAAWRFRDCSTKSWLTASVPGCVHTDLLAAGKIPDPFWGVNETGLQWIEERDWEYKTTFTVSAALLAEETVELIADGLDTVATVTLNGEEIARTENMFISFRWDVKSLLRVGKNELVVRFGSAMAYIRSHRTDHAPREINDPVGGCTRIRKQQCQFGWDWGPRFVTAGIWRDIRLEAWSANRLESVRVSQTHATDGSVTLALAPELTRADTKATTRWKLALGEVTVASGTGTVIVVKNPQLWWPSGQGEQPLYRLEVTVAAADGSPIGHWQKRIGLRTIALDRHKDQWGESFQFLVNGRAIFAKGANWIPAHTFVTTLDRERYARDLRAAVAANMNMVRVWGGGIYESEDFYDLCDELGLLVWQDFMFGCTMYPGDDTFVASVEAEAVSNIKRLRHRASLALWCGNNEVWAINCHDLVKPEFAAYRRAYDRVFHEALPPIVADHDGATPYWPASPWRGDTAADHPSGEIRGDTHYWDVWHARHAVKDYEKWSFRFVSEFGMQSYSSPATNATFCPPDDNNVFGPVMENHQKNRAGNQIILDYVSRRYRFPKGQDELIYLSQLNQAYCMQTGVEHYRRLMPRCMGALYWQLNDCWPVASWSSIEFTGRWKALQYLSRRFFAPALVSAHIPGDEGAIIGNYRTSTVREVHLHTSYDAPVAVTGVLRWNVFHLDGRSLLQGKKTVALTPGESAKQQTLDLETLLEKHSRDSLYVRFALEVSGKTVSEDTAFLTPPRFLALPKAKKTAAVIKITSPKSAELTFKSPVFQHRFAFDFAGVDFHATDNFFELYPNESKRVTVTFDKPVTLARLKKTLAHHSLADTY